From Ptychodera flava strain L36383 chromosome 2, AS_Pfla_20210202, whole genome shotgun sequence, the proteins below share one genomic window:
- the LOC139119554 gene encoding ly6/PLAUR domain-containing protein 2-like, whose protein sequence is MSGVVLLILILGFVGNLSVALECYTCVGPGAGCQTGFEGNERECISSKSQRCYVSRTELNENVKAFSRSCVDVSACNDGCVEDSVTGYKTNVCTECCDTDLCNTGNSGVLFTPIIHLLIVGTVMALEMSAIMSE, encoded by the exons ATGTCTGGAGTAGTTTTACTCATATTAATATTAG GTTTTGTTGGCAACTTGAGTGTTGCCTTGGAGTGTTATACTTGTGTTGGACCTGGTGCTGGTTGTCAAACCGGTTTTGAAGGCAACGAGAGAGAATGCATATCTTCCAAATCCCAACGTTGTTAT GTCAGTCGAACTGAACTTAATGAGAATGTGAAAGCTTTCAGCAGGAGTTGCGTCGATGTCTCAGCCTGCAACGATGGATGTGTGGAGGATTCGGTTACGG GTTACAAGACTAACGTTTGTACCGAATGCTGTGACACAGATCTGTGTAATACGGGAAACAGCGGAGTGTTGTTCACACCTATCATACATCTGCTGATCGTTGGTACGGTTATGGCTCTGGAAATGTCTGCGATTATGTCAGAGTGA